A single Triticum dicoccoides isolate Atlit2015 ecotype Zavitan chromosome 2A, WEW_v2.0, whole genome shotgun sequence DNA region contains:
- the LOC119356595 gene encoding uncharacterized protein LOC119356595: MEAEAEEAKAPPRMNRRQWRAARGNREDKWTRKRRLLLEANEEKRRAQVAAEAAADAAEREDEEAAVAMRYRDNWISTFSRLCGSYEEATSIKPMRYTDEPPPPFAGVGYANAVVIFSVKVTQLDDSLDWPLDVYGIVAARDSIDRNRNLLFNRTRDNCQRLTSWDASLLLTGPSRAVVIVDPVNYEVELKVKGDTPSEDKLLSLLVIEDKYYLPGDRRQGVHCHTYSSKLSTVEVTVGHLAKTVEATIAVQVVEGSWPTGQLAITVDLLHVWPVSMIWRWCYLILRMAWCLLLTMGQLSFHDVLFLSKRMES; encoded by the exons ATGGAGGCGGAGGCAGAAGAAGCGAAGGCGCCGCCGCGGATGAACCGCAGGCAGTGGAGAGCCGCGAGGGGGAACCGCGAGGACAAGTGGACGAGGAAGCGCCGCCTGCTGCTGGAGGCGAACGAGGAGAAACGCCGGGCGCAGGTGGCcgcagaggcggcggcggacgcggcggAACGTGAGGATGAGGAGGCCGCCGTGGCGATGCGGTACCGCGACAACTGGATTTCGACCTTCTCCCGCTTATGCGGCTCCTACGAGGAAGCCA CGTCTATAAAGCCAATGCGATACACCGACGAGCCGCCACCGCCCTTTGCCGGCGTCGGTTATGCTAATGCCGTGGTCATCTTCTCGGTGAAGGTGACACAATTAGATGATAGCCTGGATTGGCCGCTCGATGTTTACGGCATCGTTGCCGCACGGGATTCAATTGACCGCAATCGCAACCTCCTCTTCAACCGCACCAGAGACAATTGCCAGAGGCTCACCTCATGG GATGCCTCTCTATTGTTGACCGGTCCAAGTCGTGCTGTTGTGATCGTTGATCCTGTCAACTACGAGGTTGAACTAAAAGTGAAGGGTGACACGCCGTCTGAAGATAAACTCTTAAGCCTTCTAGTCATCGAGGACAAGTACTATCTTCCTGGTGATCGCCGCCAAGGAGTTCATTGCCACACTTACTCTTCTAAGCTAAGCACAGTGGAGGTGACGGTTGGCCATCTTGCAAAGACAGTAGAGGCTACTATCGCTGTCCAAGTTGTTGAGGGATCCTGGCCAACTGGCCAACTGGCCATCACGGTCGATTTGCTGCACGTATGGCCAGTCTCGATGATCTGGAGATGGTGCTACTTGATTCTCAGGATGGCATGGTGTCTGTTACTAACGATGGGGCAATTGAGTTTTCACGATGTGTTGTTTCTGTCGAAGCGGATGGAGAGCTGA